In Electrophorus electricus isolate fEleEle1 chromosome 14, fEleEle1.pri, whole genome shotgun sequence, a single window of DNA contains:
- the LOC113581562 gene encoding C-terminal-binding protein 2 isoform X2, with the protein MWTQRFAGIRPHIINGPLHPRPLVALLDGRDCTVEMPILKDLATVAFCDAQSTQEIHEKVLNEAVGAMMYHTITLTREDLEKFKALRIIIRIGSGYDNIDIKAAGELGIAVCNIPSAAVEETADSTMCHILNLYRRNTWLYQALREGTRVQSVEHVREVASGAARIRGETLGLIGFGRSGQAVAVRAKVFGFNVIFYDPYLQDGMERSLGVQRVYTLQDLLYQSDCVSLHCNLNEHNHHLINDFTIKQMRQGAFLVNTARGGLVDEKALAQALKEGRIRGAALDVHEAEPFSFAHGPLKDTPNLICTPHTAWYSEQASLEMREAAATEIRRAITGRIPDSLRNCVNKEFFVSTATWGVMDQQGVHPELNGAAYRFPPGMVGVAPGGIPGALEGMGPGGVPIPHSLPSGTHPTQVPSPNQPSKHGESREHLTEQ; encoded by the exons ATGTGGACGCAGCGATTTGCAG GTATCAGGCCCCACATCATTAATGGTCCACTGCACCCTCGCCCCCTGGTGGCACTACTGGACGGGCGCGACTGCACAGTGGAGATGCCCATACTCAAAGACCTGGCAACCGTGGCTTTCTGCGATGCACAGTCTACACAGGAGATACACGAAAag GTGCTGAATGAAGCAGTCGGAGCGATGATGTATCACACGATCACGCTGACACGCGAGGACCTGGAGAAGTTCAAAGCACTACGCATCATCATTCGCATTGGGAGTGGCTATGACAACATCGACATCAAAGCCGCAGGAGAGCTGG gtATTGCTGTGTGTAATATCCCGTCTGCAGCGGTAGAGGAGACGGCGGATTCAACGATGTGTCACATCCTGAACCTGTACAGGAGAAACACTTGGCTGTACCAGGCACTCCGAGAGGGCACGAGGGTCCAGAGTGTGGAGCACGTCCGAGAGGTGGCGTCCGGAGCAGCCCGCATCCGCGGGGAAACCCTCGGCCTGATTGGCTTTG GACGGTCGGGACAAGCCGTGGCGGTGCGTGCCAAGGTGTTTGGCTTCAACGTGATCTTCTACGACCCATACCTGCAGGACGGGATGGAGCGCTCTCTGGGCGTTCAGAGGGTTTACACCCTGCAGGACCTGCTGTACCAGAGCGACTGTGTGTCCCTGCACTGCAACCTGAACGAGCACAACCACCACCTCATCAATGACTTCACCATCAAACag ATGCGTCAGGGTGCCTTCCTGGTGAACACAGCTCGAGGTGGGCTGGTAGATGAGAAAGCTTTGGCTCAGGCTCTTAAAGAGGGCAGGATACGTGGAGCTGCCCTTGATGTGCACGAGGCCGAACCCTTCAG TTTTGCGCATGGTCCCCTGAAGGATACCCCTAATCTGATCTGCACACCTCACACGGCCTGGTACAGTGAGCAGGCCTCTCTGGAGATGAGAGAGGCAGCCGCTACAGAGATACGCAGAGCCAtcactg gtcggATTCCAGACAGTCTAAGAAACTGTGTGAATAAAGAGTTTTTTGTTAGCACAGCAACCTGGGGAGTGATGGACCAGCAAGGTGTGCACCCAGAGCTTAATGGCGCTGCCTACAG GTTTCCACCGGGCATGGTTGGGGTGGCACCAGGGGGCATCCCAGGGGCATTGGAGGGCATGGGCCCAGGCGGTGTGCCCATCCCCCACTCACTCCCTTCGGGCACACACCCCACCCAGGTCCCCTCTCCTAACCAACCATCCAAACACGGGGAGAGCAGAGAGCATCTAACAGAGCAATAG
- the LOC113581562 gene encoding C-terminal-binding protein 2 isoform X3 — translation MPILKDLATVAFCDAQSTQEIHEKVLNEAVGAMMYHTITLTREDLEKFKALRIIIRIGSGYDNIDIKAAGELGIAVCNIPSAAVEETADSTMCHILNLYRRNTWLYQALREGTRVQSVEHVREVASGAARIRGETLGLIGFGRSGQAVAVRAKVFGFNVIFYDPYLQDGMERSLGVQRVYTLQDLLYQSDCVSLHCNLNEHNHHLINDFTIKQMRQGAFLVNTARGGLVDEKALAQALKEGRIRGAALDVHEAEPFSFAHGPLKDTPNLICTPHTAWYSEQASLEMREAAATEIRRAITGRIPDSLRNCVNKEFFVSTATWGVMDQQGVHPELNGAAYRFPPGMVGVAPGGIPGALEGMGPGGVPIPHSLPSGTHPTQVPSPNQPSKHGESREHLTEQ, via the exons ATGCCCATACTCAAAGACCTGGCAACCGTGGCTTTCTGCGATGCACAGTCTACACAGGAGATACACGAAAag GTGCTGAATGAAGCAGTCGGAGCGATGATGTATCACACGATCACGCTGACACGCGAGGACCTGGAGAAGTTCAAAGCACTACGCATCATCATTCGCATTGGGAGTGGCTATGACAACATCGACATCAAAGCCGCAGGAGAGCTGG gtATTGCTGTGTGTAATATCCCGTCTGCAGCGGTAGAGGAGACGGCGGATTCAACGATGTGTCACATCCTGAACCTGTACAGGAGAAACACTTGGCTGTACCAGGCACTCCGAGAGGGCACGAGGGTCCAGAGTGTGGAGCACGTCCGAGAGGTGGCGTCCGGAGCAGCCCGCATCCGCGGGGAAACCCTCGGCCTGATTGGCTTTG GACGGTCGGGACAAGCCGTGGCGGTGCGTGCCAAGGTGTTTGGCTTCAACGTGATCTTCTACGACCCATACCTGCAGGACGGGATGGAGCGCTCTCTGGGCGTTCAGAGGGTTTACACCCTGCAGGACCTGCTGTACCAGAGCGACTGTGTGTCCCTGCACTGCAACCTGAACGAGCACAACCACCACCTCATCAATGACTTCACCATCAAACag ATGCGTCAGGGTGCCTTCCTGGTGAACACAGCTCGAGGTGGGCTGGTAGATGAGAAAGCTTTGGCTCAGGCTCTTAAAGAGGGCAGGATACGTGGAGCTGCCCTTGATGTGCACGAGGCCGAACCCTTCAG TTTTGCGCATGGTCCCCTGAAGGATACCCCTAATCTGATCTGCACACCTCACACGGCCTGGTACAGTGAGCAGGCCTCTCTGGAGATGAGAGAGGCAGCCGCTACAGAGATACGCAGAGCCAtcactg gtcggATTCCAGACAGTCTAAGAAACTGTGTGAATAAAGAGTTTTTTGTTAGCACAGCAACCTGGGGAGTGATGGACCAGCAAGGTGTGCACCCAGAGCTTAATGGCGCTGCCTACAG GTTTCCACCGGGCATGGTTGGGGTGGCACCAGGGGGCATCCCAGGGGCATTGGAGGGCATGGGCCCAGGCGGTGTGCCCATCCCCCACTCACTCCCTTCGGGCACACACCCCACCCAGGTCCCCTCTCCTAACCAACCATCCAAACACGGGGAGAGCAGAGAGCATCTAACAGAGCAATAG
- the LOC113581562 gene encoding C-terminal-binding protein 2 isoform X1 — protein MALTDKHKVKRQRLDRICEGIRPHIINGPLHPRPLVALLDGRDCTVEMPILKDLATVAFCDAQSTQEIHEKVLNEAVGAMMYHTITLTREDLEKFKALRIIIRIGSGYDNIDIKAAGELGIAVCNIPSAAVEETADSTMCHILNLYRRNTWLYQALREGTRVQSVEHVREVASGAARIRGETLGLIGFGRSGQAVAVRAKVFGFNVIFYDPYLQDGMERSLGVQRVYTLQDLLYQSDCVSLHCNLNEHNHHLINDFTIKQMRQGAFLVNTARGGLVDEKALAQALKEGRIRGAALDVHEAEPFSFAHGPLKDTPNLICTPHTAWYSEQASLEMREAAATEIRRAITGRIPDSLRNCVNKEFFVSTATWGVMDQQGVHPELNGAAYRFPPGMVGVAPGGIPGALEGMGPGGVPIPHSLPSGTHPTQVPSPNQPSKHGESREHLTEQ, from the exons ATGGCTCTGACCGACAAACACAAAGTCAAGAGACAGCGTCTGGACAGAATCTGCGAGG GTATCAGGCCCCACATCATTAATGGTCCACTGCACCCTCGCCCCCTGGTGGCACTACTGGACGGGCGCGACTGCACAGTGGAGATGCCCATACTCAAAGACCTGGCAACCGTGGCTTTCTGCGATGCACAGTCTACACAGGAGATACACGAAAag GTGCTGAATGAAGCAGTCGGAGCGATGATGTATCACACGATCACGCTGACACGCGAGGACCTGGAGAAGTTCAAAGCACTACGCATCATCATTCGCATTGGGAGTGGCTATGACAACATCGACATCAAAGCCGCAGGAGAGCTGG gtATTGCTGTGTGTAATATCCCGTCTGCAGCGGTAGAGGAGACGGCGGATTCAACGATGTGTCACATCCTGAACCTGTACAGGAGAAACACTTGGCTGTACCAGGCACTCCGAGAGGGCACGAGGGTCCAGAGTGTGGAGCACGTCCGAGAGGTGGCGTCCGGAGCAGCCCGCATCCGCGGGGAAACCCTCGGCCTGATTGGCTTTG GACGGTCGGGACAAGCCGTGGCGGTGCGTGCCAAGGTGTTTGGCTTCAACGTGATCTTCTACGACCCATACCTGCAGGACGGGATGGAGCGCTCTCTGGGCGTTCAGAGGGTTTACACCCTGCAGGACCTGCTGTACCAGAGCGACTGTGTGTCCCTGCACTGCAACCTGAACGAGCACAACCACCACCTCATCAATGACTTCACCATCAAACag ATGCGTCAGGGTGCCTTCCTGGTGAACACAGCTCGAGGTGGGCTGGTAGATGAGAAAGCTTTGGCTCAGGCTCTTAAAGAGGGCAGGATACGTGGAGCTGCCCTTGATGTGCACGAGGCCGAACCCTTCAG TTTTGCGCATGGTCCCCTGAAGGATACCCCTAATCTGATCTGCACACCTCACACGGCCTGGTACAGTGAGCAGGCCTCTCTGGAGATGAGAGAGGCAGCCGCTACAGAGATACGCAGAGCCAtcactg gtcggATTCCAGACAGTCTAAGAAACTGTGTGAATAAAGAGTTTTTTGTTAGCACAGCAACCTGGGGAGTGATGGACCAGCAAGGTGTGCACCCAGAGCTTAATGGCGCTGCCTACAG GTTTCCACCGGGCATGGTTGGGGTGGCACCAGGGGGCATCCCAGGGGCATTGGAGGGCATGGGCCCAGGCGGTGTGCCCATCCCCCACTCACTCCCTTCGGGCACACACCCCACCCAGGTCCCCTCTCCTAACCAACCATCCAAACACGGGGAGAGCAGAGAGCATCTAACAGAGCAATAG